The segment AGCGGATACGGCCTTCGTCCTGGCCGCCACCGGCCTCGTCCTGCTCATGACCCCGGCGCTCGCGCTCTTCTACGGCGGGCTCGTCCGTTCCAAGAACGCCCTCAACACGATGATGATGTCGTTCGCCGCGTTCGGGGCGGCCGGGATCGCGTGGGCGCTCGCCGGGTACTCCTTGGCGTTCGCGCCGGGGAACGCGTTCGTCGGCGGTCTCGATCACCTCTTCCTTCGGGGTGTGGACCTGCAGCCGAAGGGAACGATCCCCCACCTGCTCTTCATGGCGTACCAGGGGACCTTCGCGGTCATCACCGCGGCGCTCGTCTCCGGCGCCATCGTCGAGCGGATGCGTTTCTCCGCCTATCTGGCCTTCATCGGGCTCTGGACCCTCGTCGTCTACGCCCCGGTCGCCCACTGGGTCTGGGGCGGCGGCTGGCTCGGCACCCTCGGCGCGCTCGACTTCGCGGGCGGGACGGTCGTCCACGTGAACGCGGGGGTCGCGGCGCTCGTCGCGGCGCTCCTGCTCGGCCCGCGCAAGGACTACGGGCGCCTCGCGGTGCTCCCCCACAACGTGCCGCTCGTGCTGCTCGGCGCGGGCCTGCTGTGGTTCGGTTGGCTCGGCTTCAACGGCGGCTCCGCCCTCGCGGCGAACGAAGGAGCGGTGCTCGCGGCGGTGAACACCGTGCTGGCGCCGATGGCGACGGTCCTCGTGTGGATGATCCTGGACCAGATCCGGACCAAGCACATGACCGCCGTCGGCGCGGCGACCGGGATCGTCGTCGGCCTCGTCGCGATCACTCCCGCCGCGGGATTCGTGAGCCCTCAGGCGGCGTTGCTCCTCGGCGCCGTCGCCGCCCTTCCGAGCTACTACGGGATCCAGTACCGGGCCCGGACACGCCTCGACGACTCGCTCGACGTCACCCCGGCGCACGGCCTGGGCGGCCTCGTCGGGGCCCTCCTGACCGGCGTCTTCGCGACGAAGGCCTGGACCGGCTCCGAGGGGATCTTCTCCGGGAGCCTGAAACAGGTCGGGATCCAGGCCGCCGGCGTGCTCGCGACGA is part of the Candidatus Polarisedimenticolaceae bacterium genome and harbors:
- a CDS encoding ammonium transporter, coding for MNAADTAFVLAATGLVLLMTPALALFYGGLVRSKNALNTMMMSFAAFGAAGIAWALAGYSLAFAPGNAFVGGLDHLFLRGVDLQPKGTIPHLLFMAYQGTFAVITAALVSGAIVERMRFSAYLAFIGLWTLVVYAPVAHWVWGGGWLGTLGALDFAGGTVVHVNAGVAALVAALLLGPRKDYGRLAVLPHNVPLVLLGAGLLWFGWLGFNGGSALAANEGAVLAAVNTVLAPMATVLVWMILDQIRTKHMTAVGAATGIVVGLVAITPAAGFVSPQAALLLGAVAALPSYYGIQYRARTRLDDSLDVTPAHGLGGLVGALLTGVFATKAWTGSEGIFSGSLKQVGIQAAGVLAT